One genomic window of Marinitoga sp. 38H-ov includes the following:
- a CDS encoding ATP-dependent Clp protease proteolytic subunit, which produces MTTGFFGSLLWLIFMFYVLLGPQMKFAQLIAGRKGVLSSLAKKRNSTVITLIHRQESMGFLGFPFYKYINVEDSEEILRAIRKAPKDKPIDLIIHTPGGLVLAATQIAKALHDHPAETRVIVPHYAMSGGTLISLAADQIIMDPHAVLGPVDPQLGQNPAPSIVRAVEQKGVDKVDDQTLILADVAKKSISQVQKFIFSILKDKMEEKKANKLSQILTEGRWTHDYPITVEEAKEFGLNVSTDMPEEVYALMDLYSQPVKQRGTVEFVSFNDN; this is translated from the coding sequence ATGACAACAGGATTTTTTGGATCATTATTGTGGTTAATATTTATGTTCTATGTTTTACTTGGTCCGCAAATGAAATTTGCACAATTAATAGCAGGTAGAAAAGGCGTTTTGTCATCTTTAGCAAAGAAAAGAAACTCTACAGTTATTACTTTAATACACAGACAAGAAAGTATGGGATTTTTAGGATTTCCATTTTACAAGTATATCAATGTAGAAGATAGTGAAGAAATATTAAGAGCTATTAGAAAAGCTCCAAAAGATAAACCTATTGATTTAATCATACATACACCAGGTGGCCTTGTTCTAGCAGCAACACAAATAGCTAAAGCTTTGCATGACCATCCTGCAGAAACAAGAGTTATAGTTCCTCACTATGCTATGAGTGGTGGAACATTAATTTCATTAGCTGCTGATCAAATTATAATGGATCCACATGCTGTTTTAGGACCTGTTGATCCTCAATTAGGACAAAATCCTGCACCTAGTATAGTAAGAGCAGTTGAACAAAAGGGTGTTGATAAGGTTGATGATCAAACACTAATTTTAGCAGATGTTGCTAAAAAATCTATTTCTCAAGTTCAAAAGTTCATATTTTCCATATTAAAAGATAAAATGGAAGAAAAAAAGGCTAATAAATTATCTCAAATATTAACTGAAGGAAGATGGACTCATGATTATCCTATTACAGTAGAAGAAGCTAAAGAATTTGGATTAAATGTTTCAACAGATATGCCAGAAGAAGTGTATGCATTAATGGATTTATACTCTCAACCAGTTAAACAAAGAGGTACTGTTGAATTTGTATCTTTTAATGATAATTAA
- a CDS encoding metallophosphoesterase family protein, giving the protein MIWAISDIHGMYDRLLNLIQKIPENDKIIFLGDYIDRGPDSKLVLDLLFQLKDRAIFLKGNHEDMMIDYLENNDKYLEGIWFRNGGLYTLKSFNNNLEDKYIDFLKSLKLFHIEQINNQKYLFVHAGVRYGVKLDEQTERDLLWIRSDFYMQNERYNDYIVIHGHTPTFYITGEYDVYYHKDENNNIISIDIDTGCVYGGKLTALGIGENYRILYG; this is encoded by the coding sequence ATGATTTGGGCAATATCAGATATTCATGGAATGTATGATAGATTATTAAATTTAATACAAAAAATACCAGAAAATGATAAGATCATTTTTCTTGGTGATTATATTGATCGAGGGCCAGATTCAAAACTGGTCCTCGATTTGCTATTTCAATTAAAAGATAGAGCAATATTTTTAAAAGGCAATCATGAAGATATGATGATTGATTATTTAGAAAATAATGATAAATATTTAGAAGGTATATGGTTTAGAAACGGTGGACTATATACCTTAAAAAGTTTTAATAATAATTTGGAAGATAAATATATAGATTTTTTAAAATCATTAAAATTATTTCATATAGAACAAATAAATAATCAGAAATATTTATTTGTTCATGCAGGAGTAAGATATGGAGTTAAATTGGATGAACAAACAGAACGTGATTTATTATGGATAAGAAGTGATTTTTATATGCAAAATGAAAGATATAATGATTATATAGTAATTCATGGTCATACTCCAACATTTTATATAACTGGAGAGTATGATGTATATTATCATAAGGATGAAAATAATAATATTATAAGCATAGATATTGATACAGGATGTGTGTATGGTGGAAAATTAACAGCATTAGGTATAGGAGAGAATTATAGGATATTGTATGGATAA